A single region of the Dehalococcoides mccartyi genome encodes:
- the hisC gene encoding histidinol-phosphate transaminase: MTYDMKKYMRTDLEGFAGYSACKAPELVKTKNRIIKLDANENLYGAAPAVRQAMAAFDQYHIYPDATQFEIRRLLAEYTGVNMEQIICGAGSDQLIDLLLRLFINPGDEVINCPPTFAMYKFYTDLNRGTVVNVPRDAGYNVNISGIKNALTPKTKLIFIAAPNNPTGTAISKEDIIQILDLGVPTVVDEAYYEFTGQTMISDMAKYPNLMILRTFSKWAGLAGLRVGYGLFPPMIADYLSRIKDPYSVNIAADTAVRQTMLQREYMLETVKKIVDERKRLYTELSKFSWLKPYPSAANFILCKLIKGKAKDIQQALELQGILVRCFDAPMMENCLRFSVGKPEDTDALLKALGEMGE, from the coding sequence ATGACATATGATATGAAAAAATATATGCGGACAGATCTAGAAGGGTTTGCCGGCTATTCTGCCTGCAAAGCACCGGAACTGGTAAAGACAAAAAACCGGATAATCAAGCTGGATGCCAATGAAAACCTGTACGGGGCTGCACCAGCGGTACGGCAGGCTATGGCTGCCTTTGACCAGTACCATATCTACCCTGATGCCACCCAATTTGAAATCCGCCGTTTGCTGGCGGAATATACCGGCGTAAATATGGAGCAGATTATCTGCGGGGCAGGCTCTGACCAGTTGATAGACTTACTGCTGAGGCTGTTTATAAACCCCGGAGATGAGGTTATCAACTGCCCGCCTACTTTCGCCATGTATAAATTTTATACTGATTTGAACCGCGGAACCGTAGTCAATGTGCCGCGTGATGCCGGTTATAATGTAAATATCAGCGGCATTAAAAATGCACTTACTCCAAAAACCAAGCTTATATTTATAGCCGCCCCCAATAACCCCACCGGTACAGCCATAAGCAAAGAGGATATAATACAAATACTGGATTTGGGCGTACCCACCGTGGTTGACGAAGCTTATTACGAGTTTACAGGCCAGACTATGATTTCGGATATGGCTAAGTATCCAAATCTTATGATACTGCGTACCTTTTCCAAATGGGCAGGGCTGGCAGGACTGCGGGTAGGTTACGGGCTTTTCCCGCCGATGATTGCAGACTACTTATCACGTATCAAAGACCCTTATTCAGTAAACATTGCAGCGGATACTGCCGTCCGCCAGACTATGCTCCAGCGTGAATATATGCTGGAAACCGTAAAAAAGATTGTGGATGAACGTAAACGGTTATATACTGAACTAAGCAAATTTAGCTGGCTGAAGCCTTATCCGTCTGCGGCTAACTTTATACTGTGCAAACTTATTAAAGGCAAGGCAAAAGACATTCAGCAGGCACTGGAGTTACAGGGCATTTTGGTAAGATGCTTTGATGCACCGATGATGGAAAACTGCCTGCGGTTTTCAGTGGGCAAGCCCGAAGATACAGACGCACTGTTAAAAGCGCTTGGGGAAATGGGGGAATAA
- the hisD gene encoding histidinol dehydrogenase: MEIIRGFAQAEKRLSRQDKAGFFLDETQRTELARRLGVDPEKAVNGIIADVRKQGDKAVLEYTLKFDRAAISKLEVSPAEIKQAAGEIPAELFEALKLAAAQVRAYHRFQKEAVWKAAEIMQGKQLIRPLGRVGLYVPGGKAFYPSTVLMTAIPAKEAGVKEIILVTPPGADGKIPAPTLAAAYIAGVDRVFACGGAQAVAALAFGTKSIPKVDKICGPGNIFVTLAKKAVFGVVDIDGLQGPSEVLLVADQYANAEYCASDILAQAEHDPLAASILVTTSKEMANKVNDIVEAKTDTCARKDIIRQSLKDNGLIAVVDNMNEAITLANMYAAEHLCLLVKDSEQYLSRINHAGCIFYGEKASVVMGDYVAGPSHALPTSGTARFSSPLNILDFVKYIDIVNVSKEEMAKLGKAAATIARAEGLECHAEAALKRMG, encoded by the coding sequence ATGGAAATAATCCGCGGGTTTGCCCAAGCAGAAAAAAGGCTCTCCCGCCAGGATAAAGCCGGTTTTTTTCTGGACGAAACCCAGAGAACCGAACTTGCCAGACGGCTAGGGGTTGACCCCGAAAAAGCTGTAAATGGTATTATTGCAGATGTACGCAAACAGGGTGATAAAGCTGTTTTAGAGTATACCCTGAAGTTTGATCGTGCCGCTATTTCAAAACTTGAGGTAAGTCCAGCCGAAATAAAACAGGCCGCTGGTGAAATACCTGCTGAACTATTTGAGGCACTGAAACTTGCCGCCGCTCAGGTGCGGGCTTATCACCGCTTTCAGAAAGAGGCTGTCTGGAAAGCAGCTGAAATTATGCAGGGCAAGCAGCTTATCCGCCCGCTGGGAAGGGTAGGCTTGTATGTACCCGGCGGCAAAGCTTTTTACCCGTCAACTGTGCTGATGACCGCCATTCCGGCTAAAGAAGCCGGCGTAAAAGAGATTATACTGGTCACCCCGCCGGGAGCAGACGGGAAAATACCTGCGCCCACTCTGGCTGCCGCTTATATAGCCGGGGTAGACAGGGTATTTGCCTGCGGCGGTGCTCAGGCGGTGGCAGCGCTTGCCTTCGGCACCAAATCTATTCCCAAAGTAGACAAGATATGCGGGCCGGGTAATATATTTGTTACACTGGCCAAAAAAGCCGTATTCGGAGTGGTGGACATTGACGGGCTTCAAGGCCCCAGCGAAGTGCTGTTAGTTGCTGATCAATATGCTAACGCCGAATATTGTGCCTCTGATATACTGGCTCAAGCCGAACATGACCCACTGGCTGCCTCGATACTGGTGACTACATCTAAGGAAATGGCAAACAAAGTAAACGATATCGTGGAAGCAAAAACCGATACCTGTGCCCGAAAGGATATTATCCGGCAGTCTTTAAAGGACAACGGGCTGATTGCGGTTGTGGATAATATGAACGAGGCCATTACGCTGGCCAATATGTATGCTGCCGAACATTTATGCCTGCTGGTAAAGGATTCAGAACAGTATTTGTCCCGCATAAATCACGCTGGCTGTATCTTCTACGGAGAAAAAGCCAGTGTGGTAATGGGGGATTATGTAGCTGGGCCAAGCCATGCCTTACCCACCTCAGGCACTGCCCGTTTCAGCTCCCCGCTTAATATACTGGATTTTGTAAAATATATAGATATTGTAAACGTGAGCAAAGAGGAAATGGCAAAGCTGGGGAAAGCCGCTGCCACTATTGCCAGAGCCGAAGGGCTGGAATGCCATGCCGAAGCCGCCTTAAAGCGAATGGGATAA
- the hisG gene encoding ATP phosphoribosyltransferase encodes MLRVALPKGRLLGDTKALLEKSQWGLDGYVDKAKIYCFKSVSNPEMSAKIFHEKDIPIQLAIGNYDLGVCGADWLTELTSRYPSSNIVKLKNLGYGHGSLYAATAVNSPYDSLAALSACNTRIRIASEYPNIAEAFAMQLRLKNFSIFPLWGSAEAYPPDTAEVVILPRKSEADLAKKNLRSIAKVLDFKAYLIANSQSLEEKDLSGAISSVMANISRYVEPKAEDIKIEPVNGCQPSFLDMPDDTVRLALPDGHQQPHVRKILDAAGIAIEDYPSATGNHRPAFGINGIAVKVIRPQDMPIQVANGNFDLAITGRDWLTDHLYQFPTSPVKELLDLKYGWVKLVAVVHNDVPVSNLDELKDYCGSREMRIASEYTNISDFYARSNHLGHYRIVPTWGATEAFLPEDADMLVENTETGGTIARHNLKIIDTLFESTACVIANYQSVVSTAKSERINTVIGMLKKALEA; translated from the coding sequence ATGCTTAGAGTGGCTCTGCCAAAAGGCAGATTGCTTGGTGATACCAAAGCCCTGCTGGAAAAAAGCCAGTGGGGGCTTGACGGTTACGTTGATAAGGCAAAAATATACTGCTTTAAATCAGTTTCCAACCCTGAAATGTCCGCCAAGATATTTCACGAGAAGGATATACCCATTCAGCTGGCCATAGGCAACTATGATTTGGGTGTATGCGGGGCAGACTGGCTTACCGAGCTGACTTCACGCTACCCTTCCAGCAATATAGTCAAACTGAAAAATCTGGGCTACGGGCATGGCTCATTATATGCGGCTACGGCTGTAAACAGCCCATATGATAGTTTGGCAGCACTCTCAGCTTGCAATACCCGTATACGCATAGCCAGTGAATACCCGAATATCGCCGAGGCTTTCGCTATGCAACTGCGGCTTAAAAATTTCAGTATTTTCCCGCTTTGGGGTTCGGCGGAAGCCTATCCGCCGGATACTGCCGAAGTGGTTATTCTGCCGCGCAAGTCTGAAGCTGACTTGGCCAAGAAAAATCTGCGTTCCATCGCCAAAGTACTGGATTTTAAAGCCTATCTGATAGCCAACAGCCAGAGCCTTGAGGAAAAAGACCTGAGCGGGGCTATTTCATCTGTAATGGCAAATATCAGCCGCTATGTTGAACCCAAAGCAGAAGATATTAAGATTGAACCAGTAAATGGCTGCCAGCCATCTTTTCTGGATATGCCGGATGATACTGTGCGTTTGGCACTGCCTGACGGGCATCAGCAGCCCCATGTCCGTAAGATATTGGATGCCGCGGGGATAGCTATTGAAGACTACCCATCTGCCACGGGCAATCACCGTCCGGCATTCGGCATAAACGGCATTGCGGTAAAGGTAATCCGCCCCCAGGATATGCCCATACAGGTAGCCAACGGCAATTTTGACCTGGCTATTACCGGGCGTGACTGGCTGACTGACCATCTTTACCAGTTCCCGACCAGCCCGGTAAAGGAACTGCTGGATTTGAAATACGGCTGGGTAAAACTGGTGGCGGTGGTGCATAACGACGTGCCGGTTTCCAATCTGGACGAACTGAAAGATTACTGCGGCAGCCGCGAAATGCGGATAGCTTCCGAATATACCAATATTTCTGACTTTTACGCCAGAAGCAACCATTTGGGGCATTACCGCATTGTTCCAACCTGGGGTGCAACTGAGGCTTTTCTGCCGGAAGATGCGGATATGCTGGTGGAAAATACCGAAACCGGCGGTACTATTGCCCGCCACAATCTGAAAATAATAGATACTTTGTTTGAATCTACCGCCTGTGTTATAGCCAACTATCAGAGCGTAGTTTCCACCGCCAAGAGCGAACGGATAAACACGGTAATAGGTATGCTTAAAAAGGCATTGGAGGCCTAA
- a CDS encoding ATP phosphoribosyltransferase regulatory subunit, which yields MIARCKGCSDLLPEDMLRFRYIESIFHDSCITWGYEEVRTPMLEYLSLFTSSGTLTPQMLKRVYSFLDWDGWSGERVVLRPDGTIPAARLYIDNLREMEVARLCYTSNIFRFDETGKKSRENWQLGAELIGVTGSEANAELITLALETLSRLGFEDVELRLSHAQLIKAVLAQLEPNTDEQHKIFDQLLDGDVALMSRLEAEKPELFRTLKLLMENKGTSAAFLKNVMAMAGAAGGDLEEPLNDFIAGVDILDKLGVSYQIDLASGKGFEYYTGVIFHLFVNGEHVGGGGRYDKLIPLLGGPDKPAAGFALYLNRLIPMIDAEDMYDMVEEKILIKYEGDNLKNAYEMANLIRECGISAELFYPGVDTAAYGWAVTVKAADSYEVTDLIEDKTTEFKNQAEVICLLSGEEDA from the coding sequence ATGATTGCGCGTTGTAAAGGCTGCAGTGATTTATTGCCCGAAGATATGCTTCGGTTCAGGTATATAGAGAGCATTTTCCATGACAGTTGCATTACATGGGGTTACGAAGAAGTGCGTACCCCCATGCTGGAATACCTCAGCCTATTTACCTCAAGCGGCACACTTACCCCTCAAATGCTTAAAAGGGTATATTCCTTTTTGGACTGGGACGGTTGGAGCGGCGAAAGGGTGGTACTGCGGCCGGACGGCACTATACCGGCTGCCAGACTTTATATAGATAACCTCCGTGAAATGGAAGTTGCCCGTTTGTGCTATACCTCCAATATTTTCCGCTTTGATGAAACAGGCAAAAAATCCCGCGAAAATTGGCAGCTAGGAGCCGAGCTTATCGGCGTTACCGGTTCGGAAGCTAATGCCGAGTTAATCACACTGGCACTGGAAACCCTGTCCAGACTGGGTTTTGAAGATGTGGAGCTAAGGCTTTCACATGCCCAGCTTATAAAAGCGGTATTGGCCCAGCTTGAGCCGAATACTGATGAACAGCATAAGATATTTGACCAACTGCTGGACGGGGACGTTGCTCTGATGAGCAGACTTGAGGCCGAAAAGCCTGAACTTTTCCGCACCCTGAAACTCTTGATGGAAAACAAAGGCACTTCAGCCGCTTTCCTGAAAAACGTTATGGCCATGGCCGGGGCTGCCGGCGGTGACCTGGAAGAACCCCTGAATGATTTTATTGCAGGGGTAGATATACTGGATAAGCTGGGTGTCAGCTACCAGATAGACCTTGCCTCAGGCAAAGGTTTTGAATACTATACAGGGGTAATTTTCCATTTGTTCGTAAACGGCGAACACGTGGGCGGCGGCGGCCGCTATGACAAGCTTATCCCCCTGCTGGGCGGTCCTGATAAACCGGCAGCCGGGTTTGCTTTGTATCTGAACCGCCTTATACCTATGATAGATGCCGAAGATATGTATGACATGGTAGAAGAAAAAATACTTATAAAATATGAAGGTGATAACCTTAAAAACGCCTACGAAATGGCTAACCTTATCCGCGAGTGCGGCATAAGCGCTGAGCTTTTTTACCCCGGTGTGGATACGGCCGCTTATGGCTGGGCAGTTACGGTTAAAGCGGCTGACAGCTATGAAGTAACAGACCTGATTGAAGACAAAACCACAGAGTTTAAAAATCAGGCCGAGGTAATATGCCTGCTAAGCGGTGAAGAAGATGCTTAG
- a CDS encoding NfeD family protein, whose amino-acid sequence MSWYWIAPLIIIAVLVIIFVVNQVVSAHLKQAATGKEELYGKKALVKTPLNPEGKVLYDGEIWAAHIENGTAEVGQEVVIVRLEGLKLYVKMERNE is encoded by the coding sequence ATGAGCTGGTATTGGATTGCCCCTTTAATCATCATAGCGGTGCTGGTAATTATTTTCGTGGTAAATCAAGTGGTCAGTGCTCACCTAAAACAAGCTGCCACCGGCAAAGAAGAGCTGTACGGCAAAAAAGCTTTGGTAAAAACCCCGCTAAACCCCGAAGGCAAAGTGCTATATGACGGGGAGATATGGGCGGCGCATATTGAAAACGGCACTGCCGAAGTGGGACAGGAAGTGGTTATAGTACGTCTGGAAGGATTGAAATTGTACGTCAAAATGGAAAGGAACGAATAA
- a CDS encoding slipin family protein: MEETLNTLITVGVVLVILLLILSMAVKVVAEYERGVIFRLGRLIGGKGPGLFFLIPFVDRMVKVDLRVVTMDVPGQEVITRDNVTVRVNAVVYFRVVDPEASVVKVVDHYRATSQISQTTLRNVLGQSELDELLSQREKLNQILQQIIDEATAPWGVKVSIVEIKEVELPEAMKRSMAAQAEAERVRRAKIIHAEGEMQASQKLAQAGKVIAKEPVSLQLRYLQTMTEIASEHSNTIIFPVPVDLISMFMDKGKGMTNPKTEKDTKE, from the coding sequence ATGGAAGAAACCTTAAATACCTTAATTACGGTTGGTGTGGTTCTGGTTATACTGCTGCTTATACTCAGTATGGCTGTCAAGGTAGTTGCCGAGTACGAACGGGGTGTCATATTCCGGCTGGGGCGGCTTATCGGCGGCAAAGGGCCGGGTTTATTCTTCCTTATCCCCTTTGTGGACCGCATGGTAAAGGTTGACCTGCGGGTAGTTACTATGGATGTACCCGGACAGGAAGTTATTACCCGTGATAATGTCACCGTAAGGGTTAACGCCGTGGTTTATTTCAGAGTGGTAGACCCTGAGGCCTCGGTGGTGAAAGTGGTTGACCATTACCGGGCTACTTCCCAGATTTCCCAGACTACCCTCAGAAATGTACTTGGCCAGTCAGAGCTTGACGAACTGCTCTCCCAGCGTGAAAAACTGAACCAGATACTTCAGCAGATTATAGACGAAGCTACTGCCCCGTGGGGTGTTAAAGTCAGCATTGTAGAAATAAAAGAAGTGGAACTGCCCGAAGCTATGAAACGGTCTATGGCCGCTCAGGCTGAAGCCGAGCGGGTACGCCGTGCCAAGATTATTCATGCCGAAGGCGAAATGCAGGCTTCCCAGAAACTGGCTCAGGCCGGCAAGGTTATTGCCAAAGAGCCGGTCAGTCTGCAGCTGCGTTACCTGCAAACCATGACCGAAATTGCTTCAGAACACTCTAACACTATAATTTTCCCTGTGCCGGTAGACCTTATCAGCATGTTCATGGATAAAGGGAAAGGCATGACTAACCCGAAGACTGAAAAAGACACTAAAGAATAG
- a CDS encoding biotin--[acetyl-CoA-carboxylase] ligase: MSMSCISINDIRNNLHTCFMGREIIYLPETASTQTVAMDMARKGAEAGTVIITERQTEGHGRLKRLWLSPQGNIYMSFILHPNQNELSRLIMAASLAVSFAIEDTTGIMTELKWPNDILIKGKKVCGMLIENDIRDGQVNSSAVGLGINVNTDMQTYPELRDIATSLINHTGKPVSREKLILGFLHEFERLYLYLKEHGECVFEMWKKRLITLGKEVDVTSGRDIYRGIVETVNPDGSLRIRLADGNLVHIMAGDVSLRHAD, from the coding sequence ATGAGCATGTCTTGTATATCTATAAATGATATCCGAAATAATCTGCACACCTGTTTTATGGGAAGGGAAATAATTTATCTGCCGGAAACTGCATCTACCCAGACCGTAGCAATGGATATGGCACGCAAAGGTGCCGAAGCCGGTACAGTGATAATAACCGAAAGGCAAACAGAGGGACATGGACGTCTGAAACGGTTGTGGTTATCACCCCAGGGTAACATATACATGTCATTTATACTGCACCCCAATCAAAATGAACTTTCACGCTTGATAATGGCTGCTTCACTGGCAGTCAGTTTTGCCATAGAAGATACAACCGGTATAATGACCGAACTGAAATGGCCGAATGATATCCTGATAAAAGGTAAAAAAGTATGCGGAATGCTGATAGAAAATGATATACGGGACGGACAGGTGAATTCCAGTGCGGTAGGGTTGGGTATAAATGTAAATACCGATATGCAAACCTACCCCGAACTAAGAGATATTGCAACTAGCCTGATAAACCATACCGGGAAACCTGTAAGCCGTGAGAAACTGATACTTGGCTTTCTGCACGAGTTTGAAAGGCTGTATCTTTATTTAAAAGAACACGGTGAATGTGTGTTTGAAATGTGGAAGAAACGGCTGATTACACTAGGTAAAGAAGTAGACGTAACAAGCGGCAGAGATATTTATAGGGGGATAGTGGAAACTGTCAATCCGGATGGCAGCCTGAGAATACGGCTGGCGGATGGTAATCTGGTGCATATAATGGCGGGGGACGTAAGCCTGAGGCATGCTGATTGA
- a CDS encoding DNA polymerase ligase N-terminal domain-containing protein, giving the protein MPSNPLEEYNRKRNFAKTAEPSGVRSALSVQPVFVVQKHLASRLHYDFRLEIDGVLKSWAVPKGPSASPKEKRLAVPTEDHPMQYASFEGVIPAGEYGAGQVIVWDRGTFTNLKAGKTLAESYDTGHLVIELQGEKLRGGYSLLRTKMGWLMVKMEDAFARPLSNILDEQPASVISGKLVEDIT; this is encoded by the coding sequence ATGCCGTCCAACCCTCTGGAAGAATATAACCGCAAACGTAATTTTGCTAAAACTGCTGAACCTTCTGGTGTACGAAGTGCACTCTCTGTACAGCCAGTATTTGTTGTCCAAAAACACCTTGCCAGCCGCCTGCACTATGATTTCAGACTGGAAATTGATGGGGTTTTAAAATCATGGGCTGTTCCCAAAGGGCCATCTGCCAGCCCCAAAGAAAAACGGCTGGCTGTGCCTACCGAAGACCATCCCATGCAGTACGCCTCTTTTGAAGGTGTAATACCGGCGGGTGAATACGGGGCGGGGCAGGTGATAGTCTGGGATAGAGGCACTTTTACAAACCTTAAAGCAGGAAAAACACTGGCAGAGTCTTATGACACAGGACATCTGGTAATAGAACTTCAGGGTGAAAAACTCAGAGGCGGATATTCGCTTTTACGGACTAAAATGGGCTGGTTGATGGTGAAGATGGAAGATGCATTTGCCCGCCCGTTGTCAAATATACTTGATGAACAACCGGCTTCGGTGATAAGCGGAAAATTGGTTGAAGATATTACTTAA
- a CDS encoding ABC transporter ATP-binding protein — protein sequence MNVVETHGISKIYGRNIIVDNLSLSLEQGQIMGLIGPNGAGKTTTLRMMMDIIKPDSGKVLILGEQMNADAQNHIGYLPEERGLYRKQKIIDSLVYLASLKGMNPSAAKAKALELLEKVGLSAHAEKKIEQLSHGMGQLVQLVSAILHDPVLMIIDEPFNGLDPVNVQLVKNLMLELRSKNKSLILSTHRMNEVEEMCDRVCMLNKGQQVLYGNLVDIKNHYRSNTLEVDYEGEFPPLDKVLDAKAESGKAHIILNGNTTAQNVLVQLVNSGLIIHRFEIATPTLNDIFISIAGKKNV from the coding sequence ATGAATGTAGTAGAAACACATGGCATATCTAAAATATATGGACGGAATATCATAGTAGATAATTTGTCTCTTAGCCTTGAACAGGGGCAGATTATGGGGCTTATTGGACCTAACGGGGCAGGCAAAACTACCACTCTCCGCATGATGATGGATATTATAAAGCCTGACAGCGGTAAAGTGCTTATACTGGGCGAACAGATGAATGCTGACGCCCAGAATCATATCGGCTATCTTCCTGAAGAACGCGGGCTTTACCGAAAGCAGAAAATTATAGATTCTCTGGTATATCTGGCTAGTTTAAAAGGCATGAACCCTTCTGCTGCCAAAGCTAAGGCTTTGGAATTACTGGAAAAAGTGGGGCTTTCAGCCCATGCTGAAAAAAAGATTGAGCAGCTTTCACATGGCATGGGGCAGTTGGTACAGTTAGTTTCCGCTATTCTTCATGACCCGGTTCTGATGATAATAGATGAACCGTTTAACGGGCTTGATCCGGTAAATGTTCAGCTGGTAAAGAATCTGATGCTGGAGTTACGCAGTAAAAATAAATCACTTATCCTTTCTACTCACCGCATGAATGAAGTAGAAGAAATGTGTGATCGGGTTTGCATGCTTAATAAAGGTCAGCAAGTGCTTTACGGCAATCTGGTTGATATCAAAAATCACTACCGCAGCAATACTCTTGAAGTAGATTACGAAGGTGAATTCCCACCTCTGGATAAAGTTCTTGATGCCAAAGCGGAAAGCGGCAAAGCTCATATTATATTAAATGGAAACACCACTGCCCAGAATGTGCTGGTGCAACTGGTAAACAGCGGACTGATTATTCACCGCTTTGAAATAGCTACTCCTACTTTAAATGATATTTTTATCAGCATTGCAGGTAAGAAAAATGTCTAA
- a CDS encoding ABC transporter permease, whose product MSKYSIVLKHEFMSTLKRKGFLITSLALPVLGLVGILVGMVVQDINAQPDTAEPLQIGYVDQVGVFSGYQEQPGVVLVPQTDSQTAVDNMLNGELDEFLIIPENYINTGIIQRFTLETEISPGGDISYAISSFLTSNLLGGKVDADILSRVQNPFALVNTVIDESGQPAPGQGGIPNYIVSYLFGILLLLAIFTASGYLLQGLSEEKENRIMEVLLSSVTTRELMTGKIVGLGLAGLIQVTFWLVCAWGLVQFATKTFGDILGALSIQADMIIVCLVFFVLGYFLYSILMAAIGAITSNVRDGQQLSVIVTMSAAFPFYLMPFILEGGDSILNKALSLFPMTAPITIIMRMGTGIPVWEIVLAAILLSLTIWLFFGLAAKLFRVFLLMYGKTPSIKEILHLIRQT is encoded by the coding sequence ATGTCTAAATACAGTATTGTTTTAAAACACGAGTTCATGTCAACCTTGAAACGCAAAGGTTTTTTGATAACATCACTGGCTTTGCCGGTGCTGGGTTTGGTGGGTATTTTGGTGGGTATGGTGGTGCAGGATATAAACGCACAGCCGGATACTGCCGAACCCCTGCAAATAGGTTATGTGGATCAGGTGGGGGTTTTCAGCGGCTATCAGGAACAGCCAGGGGTTGTACTGGTGCCTCAAACAGACTCTCAGACAGCGGTTGATAATATGCTAAATGGGGAACTGGACGAATTTCTCATTATACCTGAGAACTATATAAATACCGGTATAATTCAGCGTTTTACCCTGGAAACTGAAATTTCTCCCGGCGGGGATATTTCTTACGCTATATCCAGCTTTCTTACCTCAAATCTTTTAGGCGGCAAGGTGGATGCCGATATCTTAAGCCGTGTACAAAACCCGTTTGCTCTGGTAAATACCGTTATAGACGAATCCGGCCAGCCGGCACCTGGTCAGGGCGGCATTCCCAACTATATTGTTTCCTATCTTTTCGGCATTCTTTTGTTGTTGGCCATATTTACGGCTTCTGGCTATCTGCTGCAAGGGCTGAGTGAGGAAAAAGAAAACCGTATTATGGAAGTACTCCTTTCTTCTGTCACCACCCGTGAACTTATGACCGGCAAAATAGTAGGTCTGGGTCTGGCTGGACTTATACAAGTCACTTTCTGGCTGGTATGTGCATGGGGTCTGGTTCAATTTGCTACTAAAACCTTCGGCGACATTCTGGGGGCTTTATCTATACAGGCGGATATGATAATAGTCTGTCTGGTTTTCTTTGTACTTGGCTATTTTCTGTATTCCATACTTATGGCGGCGATTGGCGCTATTACCTCTAACGTGCGCGACGGGCAGCAGCTGTCAGTTATTGTTACTATGTCTGCAGCTTTTCCTTTTTACCTGATGCCGTTTATTTTGGAAGGTGGAGATAGTATCCTGAACAAAGCTCTTTCACTTTTCCCTATGACCGCACCTATTACCATTATCATGCGGATGGGTACGGGTATCCCTGTATGGGAGATTGTATTGGCAGCTATTCTTCTAAGCCTTACTATTTGGCTGTTTTTCGGGTTAGCCGCCAAATTATTCAGAGTATTTTTGCTTATGTATGGTAAAACCCCCAGCATAAAAGAAATACTGCACCTTATCAGGCAAACTTAG